The genomic DNA TTTAATGTAAAAGAAGCAGTAGAAGCAGCAGAAGAACTCGGCAGTTTTCCGGTAGTTATTAAAGCTCAAGTCCATGCAGGAGGTAGAGGTAAAGCAGGTGGTGTTAAACTTGCAAAAAATATAGAAGAAGTTCAGCAAATAGCTTCTGAACTACTTGGTAAAATACTTGTAACATTTCAAACAGGACCGGAAGGAAAACCTGTTAGCAGATTGTATATAGAAGAAGGAACAAATATAGATAAAGAGTATTATGTAGCAATCACCCTTGATAGAAGTAAATCAAAACCGGTAATAATGGTATCTGCAGCAGGTGGTATGGAAATAGAGGAAGTTGCAGCTCAAAATCCAGATGCAATCATAACCCAAGTGATAGAACCATTTATCGGTTTAAGAAGTTATCAGGCAAGAGAACTTGCATTAAAACTTGGTCTTCCGAAAAATCTTATAAATAAAGCAGCATCCATATTCCAAACCCTTTATAAAATATACATAGAACTTGATGCATCTATGGTAGAAATAAATCCTTTAGTTTTAACAAAAGAAGGAAATCTTGTTATTCTTGATGCAAAAGTAGATTTTGATGATAATGCATTGTTTAGACATCCAGAAATAATGGAGATGGATGACCCAACCCAGATTTCACCGCTTGAAGTTGAAGCTAAAAAATACAACCTAAACTATATTAAACTTGATGGAAATATCGCATGTATGGTAAATGGAGCCGGTCTTGCGATGTCAACGATGGATACAATAAAATTAGCAGGTGGAGAACCGGCAAATTTCTTAGATGTTGGTGGCTCTGCAAATGCTACTCAAATAGCAAATGCTTTCAGAATAATATTATCAGACCCTAATGTAAAAGCAGTATTTATAAATATATTCGGTGGAATATTAAGATGTGATAGATTGGCAGAAGGTATAATTACAGCAGCAAAAGAAGTATCTATAAATGTTCCGGTAGTTGTTAGAATGGAAGGAACAAATGTAGAACTTGGTAAAAAAATGCTTGAAGAATCAGGATTAAATTTAATTACTGCTGATACAATGTGGGAAGGTGCAAAAAAAGCAGTAGAATTAGCCAATAAATAAGGAGGTTTTTTAAATGGCGGTATTAGTTAATAAAAATACAAAAGTAGTAGTTCAAGGAATAACAGGAAGAGAAGGAAGTTTTCATGCAACTCAATGTAAAGCTTACGGAACACAAGTTGTAGCAGGAGTAACTCCTGGCAAAAAAGGAGAAAATGTAGAAGGAATACCTGTGTTTGACACCGTAAAAGAAGCAGTAGAAGAAACCGGAG from Venenivibrio stagnispumantis includes the following:
- the sucC gene encoding ADP-forming succinate--CoA ligase subunit beta — its product is MKVHEHQAKEIFAKYGLPVPRGYPAFNVKEAVEAAEELGSFPVVIKAQVHAGGRGKAGGVKLAKNIEEVQQIASELLGKILVTFQTGPEGKPVSRLYIEEGTNIDKEYYVAITLDRSKSKPVIMVSAAGGMEIEEVAAQNPDAIITQVIEPFIGLRSYQARELALKLGLPKNLINKAASIFQTLYKIYIELDASMVEINPLVLTKEGNLVILDAKVDFDDNALFRHPEIMEMDDPTQISPLEVEAKKYNLNYIKLDGNIACMVNGAGLAMSTMDTIKLAGGEPANFLDVGGSANATQIANAFRIILSDPNVKAVFINIFGGILRCDRLAEGIITAAKEVSINVPVVVRMEGTNVELGKKMLEESGLNLITADTMWEGAKKAVELANK